A window of the Bactrocera neohumeralis isolate Rockhampton unplaced genomic scaffold, APGP_CSIRO_Bneo_wtdbg2-racon-allhic-juicebox.fasta_v2 cluster09, whole genome shotgun sequence genome harbors these coding sequences:
- the LOC126764412 gene encoding uncharacterized protein LOC126764412: MDVEETQTTSNTIRSEIAIPKASAAPVAAPRTRVMRPPPSTEAVREMREEQLLEPQGPPCCSLCHRPHALKRCTIFKSMKPAQRQQIARAHGHCMTCLADDHATIECWADGACQYCQRPHHTLFHRFPRRANPSESSTNTRTRPRSDAIRRRRSSQSTTTRTRPSPPRHAHRQQQRRSTGLSAVLNTLQ; this comes from the coding sequence atggacgtagaggagacccaaaccacctccaacacCATAAGGTCCGAAATCGCTATACCCAAAGCGTCGGCTGCACCCGTTGCCGCTCCAAGGACCAGGGTTATGCGACCACCGCCATCCACCGAAGCAGTCAGGGAGATGAGGGAAGAGCAGCTATTGGAGCCACAGGGGCCTCCATGTTGCAGCCTGTGCCATCGCCCACACGCCCTGAAACGATGCACCATTTTTAAGAGCATGAAGCCCGCTCAACGACAACAGATTGCAAGAGCCCATGGGCATTGCATGACCTGCCTGGCAGATGACCACGCCACCATAGAGTGCTGGGCCGACGGCGCCTGTCAATATTGCCAGAGGCCCCATCACACTCTATTTCATCGTTTTCCCCGCCGAGCCAATCCGTCGGAAAGTAGCACCAACACCCGTACCAGACCACGCAGCGATGCTATCCGGCGACGACGAAGCAGCCAATCAACCACAACACGTACACGGCCATCTCCGCCACGCCACGCTCATCGTCAGCAACAACGACGCTCCACAGGGTTGAGCGCTGTACTAAACACACTGCAATAG